From Oryza sativa Japonica Group chromosome 4, ASM3414082v1, one genomic window encodes:
- the LOC4336915 gene encoding phenolic glucoside malonyltransferase 1 — protein sequence MAQPRTHVVGGLRALRTAIVSPSPAPPAGERALPLTFLDAQWLSAHPVERVFFYRLGPGGDDVDAVLSRLVESLARALHAFYPLAGRVRLTPGETNRYELFYQPGDGVAFTVAEHDGVGVGVDELADTDEPREVARIATFVPELPKGGAVLALQATVLPPDRRGLALGVTVHHSACDGVSSTHFLHTWAAACAGDRVLPEPPVIDRTIIRDRNDMYDAFASPASEAKHAFDSPDVAGKLLATFTLSRQQLQNVKDAVAGEAARRGVAPPRCTSLVATLGLTWLCFRRAGPDGEEGPRGDGRAHLVFPVDHRSRLEPRVPEKYLGNCIGPGFATAHETELATTTTTADGLFTACAAVAAGIDEAVRGEPTYWERWVERITEACADDMSLSVAGSTRFGVYDMDFGFGRPAKVDVVSVAKTDAMSVAEDRSGSGGIEVGIALSPARMERFRRWLADAIALLSSSSHCN from the coding sequence ATGGCACAGCCACGCACTCACGTCGTAGGCGGCCTCCGCGCCCTCCGAACCGCGatcgtctcgccgtcgccggcgccgcccgcagGCGAGCGCGCTCTACCTCTCACCTTCCTGGACGCGCAGTGGCTCAGCGCCCACCCCGTCGAGCGCGTCTTCTTCTACCGCCTCGgccccggcggcgacgacgtcgacgccgtGCTGTCCCGGCTGGTCGAGTCGCTGGCCCGGGCGCTCCACGCCTTCTACCCGCTCGCCGGCCGCGTCCGCCTCACGCCCGGCGAGACCAACCGGTACGAGCTCTTCTACCAgcccggcgacggcgtggcgttcACTGTCGCCGAgcacgacggcgtcggcgtcggcgtcgatgAGCTGGCGGACACGGACGAGCCGAGGGAGGTTGCCAGGATTGCCACGTTCGTCCCGGAGCTCCCGAAGGGCGGCGCGGTGCTCGCGTTGCAGGCCACCGTGCTGCCGCCCGACCGCCGTGGCCTCGCTCTCGGCGTCACCGTCCACCACTCCGCCTGCGATGGGGTGAGCTCGACGCACTTCCTCCACACCtgggccgccgcctgcgccggcgACCGGGTGCTCCCGGAGCCACCCGTCATTGACCGCACGATCATCCGCGACCGCAACGACATGTACGACGCGTTCGCCTCACCCGCGAGCGAAGCCAAACATGCGTTCGATTCGCCCGACGTCGCCGGCAAGCTCCTCGCCACCTTCACTCTGTCGCGACAGCAGCTGCAGAACGTCaaggacgccgtcgccggcgaggccgcacgtcgcggcgtggcgccgccgcgttGCACGTCGCTCGTCGCCACGCTCGGCCTCACGTGGCTGTGCTTCCGCCGCGCTGGGCCCGACGGCGAAGAAGGGCCTCGCGGTGACGGCCGCGCCCACCTCGTCTTCCCCGTCGACCACCGGTCGCGGCTGGAGCCCCGCGTCCCCGAAAAGTACCTCGGCAACTGCATCGGCCCGGGCTTTGCCACGGCACACGAGACGGagctcgccaccaccaccaccaccgccgatgGCCTCTTCACGGCTTgcgccgcggtcgccgccggcatcgACGAGGCGGTGCGCGGCGAGCCGACATACTGGGAGCGGTGGGTGGAGCGCATCACCGAGGCGTGCGCGGACGACATGTCGCTGTCCGTGGCAGGATCGACGAGGTTCGGCGTGTACGACATGGACTTCGGGTTCGGGAGGCCGGCGAAGGTGGATGTCGTGTCCGTGGCGAAGACCGACGCGATGTCGGTGGCCGAGGACCGTTCCGGCTCCGGCGGCATCGAGGTGGGCATCGCTCTGTCGCCGGCGCGCATGGAGCGGTTCCGGAGGTGGCTCGCCGACGCCATCGCCCTGCTCTCCTCGTCTTCCCACTGCAACTAG
- the LOC112938581 gene encoding uncharacterized protein yields MATTVAAMCGAAEERVVGTHKAPGACPRCGGAVVATDVESERRILCLPLCVKSKRKYSCSRCLRRLVTLYS; encoded by the coding sequence atggcgacgacggtggcggcgatgtgcggggcggcggaggagcgggtGGTGGGGACGCACAAGGCGCCCGGGGCGTGcccgcggtgcggcggcgcggtggtggccaCCGACGTCGAGAGCGAGCGCCGCATCCTCTGCCTCCCGCTCTGCGTCAAGAGCAAGCGCAAGTACTCCTGCTCCAggtgcctccgccgcctcgtcaCCCTCTACAGCTAG